From Cellulosimicrobium sp. ES-005, one genomic window encodes:
- a CDS encoding AAA family ATPase: MPAPAVPSAPDAPTAATAGDTSGELAREQEFLENARAQLARMREQARSLDALAGDRVSAEYLEAALARRLAQLADNPEVPLFFGRIDLDGTGHEPAEVFHIGRRHVSDPQGNPLVVDWRAPVSTPFYRATRTEPMGVAVRRRYGFQRGALTGFEDEPLTAPGPGAESSAILEAEIERPRTGPMRDIVATIQPEQDVIVRSGIDRTVVVQGAPGTGKTAVGLHRAAYLLYSHRERVSRAGMTVVGPNASFLRYIRDVLPALGEVDATQTTVEQIVAVHGRLRGTEPADVARLKGDGRMAEVLRRAVWSHLVEPSEALVLPRGARRWRVPAHEARECVAQVVGREPRFDAGRDHLRHALAHRILVQIEESGEALDERAWDALARTRPVRDYTAAVWPKVTPTALLHRLLVDPAFLAANADGVLTATEQELLRPLRPSRTPGTARWTLADLVLLDEVADLLARGASVAHVVVDEAQDLSPMMLRALGRRARTGSLTVLGDLAQATTPWGVSSWTDALTHLGKPDGHVEQLTAGFRVPGDVIEYAARLLPSIAPDLAPPVAVRRARGELVLTTEPLVDLVRTALAREGSVGLIVPDAGTDAARAALAAAGLAFAVVGEASDDDGAVEFDARLDLVPASLAKGLEFDHVVLDDPEGVVRGEPDRVTGLRRLYVCLTRAVTSLAVRHRDDLPAELRRP; the protein is encoded by the coding sequence GTGCCCGCCCCCGCCGTACCGTCCGCCCCCGACGCACCGACCGCGGCGACCGCCGGGGACACCTCGGGCGAGCTCGCGCGAGAGCAGGAGTTCCTGGAGAACGCCCGCGCGCAGCTCGCCCGCATGCGCGAGCAGGCCAGGTCGCTCGACGCGCTCGCGGGAGACCGGGTCAGCGCCGAGTACCTCGAGGCGGCGCTCGCCCGTCGGCTCGCCCAGCTCGCCGACAACCCCGAGGTTCCGCTCTTCTTCGGACGCATCGACCTCGACGGCACCGGCCACGAGCCCGCCGAGGTCTTCCACATCGGACGCCGCCACGTCTCCGACCCCCAGGGCAACCCGCTCGTCGTCGACTGGCGCGCCCCGGTGAGCACCCCCTTCTACCGGGCCACCCGCACCGAGCCGATGGGAGTCGCCGTCCGCCGCCGCTACGGCTTCCAGCGCGGCGCCCTCACCGGCTTCGAGGACGAGCCGCTCACCGCCCCGGGTCCTGGTGCGGAGTCCTCCGCGATCCTCGAGGCCGAGATCGAGCGGCCCCGTACCGGGCCGATGCGCGACATCGTCGCCACCATCCAGCCCGAGCAGGACGTCATCGTGCGCAGCGGGATCGACCGGACCGTCGTCGTGCAGGGCGCGCCCGGCACCGGAAAGACCGCCGTCGGGCTGCACCGCGCCGCGTACCTGCTGTACTCCCACCGGGAGCGGGTGAGCCGCGCCGGCATGACCGTCGTGGGGCCCAACGCGAGCTTCCTGCGGTACATCCGCGACGTCCTGCCCGCCCTGGGCGAGGTCGACGCGACCCAGACGACCGTCGAGCAGATCGTCGCGGTGCACGGTCGCCTGCGCGGGACGGAGCCCGCGGACGTCGCCCGGCTCAAGGGCGACGGGCGCATGGCCGAGGTGCTCCGCCGCGCCGTGTGGTCGCACCTCGTCGAGCCGTCCGAGGCGCTCGTGCTGCCGCGCGGTGCGCGCCGCTGGCGCGTCCCCGCGCACGAGGCCCGCGAGTGCGTGGCGCAGGTGGTCGGCCGGGAGCCGCGCTTCGACGCCGGTCGCGACCACCTGCGGCACGCGCTCGCGCACCGGATCCTCGTGCAGATCGAGGAGTCCGGCGAGGCGCTCGACGAGCGGGCGTGGGACGCGCTCGCGCGCACGCGGCCGGTCCGGGACTACACCGCCGCGGTGTGGCCCAAGGTCACGCCGACGGCGCTGCTGCACCGGCTCCTCGTCGACCCCGCGTTCCTCGCCGCGAACGCCGACGGCGTCCTCACCGCGACGGAGCAGGAGCTGCTGCGCCCGCTCCGACCGTCCCGCACGCCGGGCACCGCCCGCTGGACGCTGGCCGACCTCGTCCTGCTCGACGAGGTCGCGGACCTGCTGGCCCGCGGCGCGTCGGTCGCGCACGTCGTGGTGGACGAGGCGCAGGACCTGTCGCCGATGATGCTGCGCGCTCTCGGGCGCCGGGCGCGCACCGGCTCCCTGACGGTGCTGGGCGACCTGGCCCAGGCGACGACGCCGTGGGGAGTCTCCTCGTGGACCGACGCGCTGACGCACCTCGGCAAGCCCGACGGCCACGTGGAGCAGCTCACGGCCGGCTTCCGCGTCCCCGGCGACGTCATCGAGTACGCGGCCCGCCTGCTGCCCTCGATCGCGCCGGACCTCGCTCCCCCGGTGGCCGTCCGCCGAGCGCGGGGAGAGCTGGTCCTCACCACGGAGCCGCTCGTGGACCTGGTCCGCACGGCGCTCGCCCGGGAGGGGTCGGTCGGTCTGATCGTGCCCGACGCCGGCACGGACGCCGCACGCGCGGCGCTCGCCGCGGCGGGCCTCGCCTTCGCGGTCGTCGGCGAGGCGTCGGACGACGACGGCGCGGTCGAGTTCGACGCGCGCCTCGACCTCGTGCCCGCGTCGCTCGCGAAGGGGCTGGAGTTCGACCACGTCGTGCTGGACGACCCGGAGGGCGTCGTCCGGGGCGAGCCCGACCGGGTCACGGGCCTGCGGCGGCTGTACGTCTGCCTGACCCGCGCGGTGACGTCGCTCGCCGTCCGCCACCGCGACGACCTGCCCGCCGAGCTCCGCCGTCCGTGA
- the puuE gene encoding allantoinase PuuE, whose protein sequence is MTTTHPIEQPYPRDLSGYAGRPPHAGWPGGAKVAVSFVINLEEGGENNVLHGDAASEAFLTEEPTTALSGRRNLNVESQYEYGTRAGFWRLHRLFAERSLPVTVFGIAESMRRNPGLVAAAQESGWEIASHSLRWINYAEVGSDVERDHIAQAVRIHTDVAGEPPAGWYTGRNSDSTRRLVVEHGGFLYDSDSFSDDLPYWVDVDGIAQLVVPYTLDNNDGRYVNTYGFQSESFSAYLTRGLEQLLDEGADSPKMMSIGLHLRISGRPGRAADLKRFLGLVASHPDVWVARRIDIARHWRSVHPAKNWLPDSADPFADMS, encoded by the coding sequence ATGACAACGACGCACCCTATCGAGCAGCCCTATCCGCGCGACCTCTCCGGCTATGCCGGGCGTCCTCCGCACGCGGGGTGGCCGGGCGGTGCGAAGGTCGCCGTCTCGTTCGTCATCAACCTCGAGGAGGGCGGGGAGAACAACGTCCTGCACGGCGACGCTGCATCCGAGGCGTTCCTGACCGAGGAGCCGACGACCGCACTGTCGGGTCGTCGTAACCTCAACGTCGAGTCCCAGTACGAGTACGGGACTCGTGCTGGCTTCTGGCGCCTGCATCGCCTGTTCGCCGAGCGCTCGCTGCCCGTCACCGTCTTCGGCATCGCTGAGTCGATGCGGCGCAACCCGGGCCTTGTGGCGGCCGCGCAGGAGTCCGGCTGGGAGATCGCGTCGCATTCGCTGCGCTGGATCAACTATGCCGAGGTGGGCTCCGACGTCGAGCGCGACCACATCGCGCAGGCCGTCCGCATCCACACCGATGTCGCCGGCGAACCGCCCGCCGGGTGGTACACCGGTCGCAACAGCGACAGCACCCGCCGCCTGGTCGTCGAGCACGGCGGATTCCTCTACGACTCCGACTCGTTCAGCGACGACCTGCCCTACTGGGTCGACGTCGACGGCATCGCCCAGCTCGTCGTCCCGTATACGCTCGACAACAACGACGGACGGTACGTCAACACCTATGGCTTCCAGTCCGAGTCCTTCTCCGCGTATCTGACCCGCGGCCTGGAGCAGCTTCTCGACGAGGGCGCCGATAGCCCCAAGATGATGAGCATCGGACTCCACCTGCGAATCTCCGGGCGGCCCGGGCGCGCAGCCGACCTCAAGCGCTTCCTTGGCCTGGTCGCCAGCCACCCCGATGTGTGGGTCGCGCGACGCATCGACATCGCGCGTCACTGGCGATCGGTCCACCCGGCAAAGAACTGGCTACCGGACAGTGCCGACCCCTTCGCCGACATGTCCTAG
- a CDS encoding FCD domain-containing protein has protein sequence MNDREGAMLALAHAISTSDVPVGTRNAQRELAARGMVLSESSVSRLLREMDRRGWTTPAGTKGRTLSAEGRRRAAEAVLAERTSDSLQHAVRDVQDLLDLLRARQAVESAVAADAARNPSGEGVAELRRLCSDHANAVGSMPMIEQPGLQFHRGVVELASNRMLKLAADMMLAPHLDRVEAVLDAILSTRRDEERVVAEHRDVLERIEARDPAGAQAAMEAHFDDMIAAAENALVGSGGALVERLLGWVEAVPDVIRR, from the coding sequence ATGAACGATCGCGAAGGCGCGATGCTCGCTCTGGCGCACGCCATCTCGACGTCGGACGTTCCCGTGGGCACGCGCAACGCCCAACGCGAGCTCGCGGCACGTGGGATGGTCCTCAGCGAATCCTCCGTGTCTCGCCTCCTGCGCGAGATGGATCGGCGCGGGTGGACGACCCCGGCGGGGACGAAGGGGCGCACCCTTTCGGCAGAGGGGCGGCGCCGCGCCGCAGAGGCGGTCTTGGCGGAGCGGACGTCGGACTCGCTGCAGCACGCGGTGCGCGATGTTCAGGACCTGCTCGACCTGCTGCGCGCACGACAGGCCGTCGAGAGCGCTGTGGCTGCCGACGCGGCCCGCAATCCCAGCGGTGAGGGTGTCGCCGAGCTGCGACGGCTGTGCTCCGATCACGCGAACGCGGTCGGGAGCATGCCGATGATCGAGCAGCCTGGTCTTCAGTTCCATCGCGGCGTGGTGGAGCTGGCGAGCAACCGGATGCTCAAGCTCGCCGCCGACATGATGCTGGCCCCGCACCTGGACCGGGTCGAGGCTGTGCTCGACGCGATCTTGTCCACCCGCCGCGACGAGGAGCGTGTCGTCGCCGAGCACCGGGACGTCCTCGAGCGCATCGAGGCTCGCGATCCCGCGGGTGCTCAGGCAGCGATGGAGGCGCACTTCGACGACATGATCGCAGCGGCGGAGAACGCCCTGGTGGGAAGCGGTGGCGCTCTCGTCGAGCGCCTCCTCGGCTGGGTCGAGGCCGTGCCCGATGTCATTCGACGCTGA
- a CDS encoding sialidase family protein, whose amino-acid sequence MASGTMVPARVLINPTEDRFQDEHRMWQGIPSIERTAGGRLYVDWYTGMETETGGNFVLAVTSDDEGRTWDGPRFVVEHPDPQVRVYDPALWRDPADRLWMFWNQSRDFFDGRVGVWASVSENPDDDTPSWSPPRRIANGLQMNKPTVLSDGTWLFPTAIWACHEPTEDHPLDGERFSNVYASTDQGETIRYRGSADVPNRSFDEHMVVEKQDGTLWMLVRCFDGVGESFSTDGGRTWSPGRRSHVDGPCSRFHIRRMPSGRLLMINHVDFGERRTVEELELQGNVKEWKGRTNLTALLSDDDGATWPHRLLLDDRDDVSYPDAAIGPDGQIYVTYDHDRFGDRGIYLARITEEDILAGTPSSPGSELALLVNRALARVH is encoded by the coding sequence GTGGCCTCAGGCACGATGGTTCCGGCACGGGTGCTGATCAACCCGACCGAGGACCGGTTCCAGGACGAGCACCGCATGTGGCAGGGCATCCCCTCGATCGAGCGGACGGCCGGTGGCCGTCTCTACGTCGACTGGTACACGGGGATGGAGACGGAGACCGGTGGCAACTTCGTCCTGGCAGTAACCAGCGACGACGAGGGCCGAACCTGGGACGGTCCTCGGTTCGTCGTCGAGCACCCCGATCCGCAGGTGCGCGTGTACGACCCGGCACTGTGGCGCGACCCGGCCGACCGGCTGTGGATGTTCTGGAACCAGAGCCGCGACTTCTTCGACGGCCGGGTCGGGGTGTGGGCGTCGGTTAGCGAGAACCCTGACGACGACACGCCCTCTTGGTCGCCGCCGCGGCGAATCGCCAACGGCCTGCAGATGAACAAGCCGACGGTGCTGTCCGACGGCACCTGGCTCTTCCCGACCGCCATCTGGGCATGCCACGAGCCCACCGAGGACCACCCCCTCGACGGCGAGCGGTTCTCGAACGTGTACGCCTCCACCGACCAGGGCGAGACCATCAGGTACAGGGGCAGCGCTGACGTCCCGAACCGCAGCTTCGACGAGCACATGGTCGTCGAGAAGCAGGACGGCACGCTGTGGATGCTGGTGCGCTGCTTCGACGGCGTGGGGGAGTCATTCTCCACCGATGGCGGACGCACATGGTCGCCCGGCCGGCGCAGCCACGTGGACGGCCCGTGCTCGCGGTTCCACATCCGACGAATGCCCTCTGGACGCCTGCTCATGATCAACCACGTCGACTTCGGCGAGCGGCGCACCGTCGAGGAGCTCGAGCTGCAGGGCAACGTCAAGGAGTGGAAGGGGCGTACCAACCTCACTGCTCTCCTCAGCGACGACGACGGGGCCACCTGGCCGCACCGCCTGCTGCTCGACGACCGCGACGACGTGTCCTACCCCGACGCGGCGATCGGCCCCGACGGCCAGATCTACGTGACCTACGACCACGACCGGTTCGGCGACCGGGGGATCTACCTCGCCCGCATCACCGAGGAGGACATCCTCGCCGGCACCCCGAGCAGCCCCGGCTCCGAGCTCGCCCTGCTCGTCAACCGCGCGCTCGCCCGAGTGCACTGA
- a CDS encoding energy-coupling factor transporter transmembrane component T has product MSGTMLFRPGRSFLHRADARAKLAVILLVLAVALSTTRLDVLVALTVLIVIGLAALARITPASYWKALVLIVPLIALLTLLQALVQGGPALMHIGSVSLSRSGVLLGLGIGMRLFAMGICFYGFSVTTSPSDIALALDKLGVPYRFAYLTSFAFRFLPLLQDEARTLLTAMAVRGSSESGSSNPFRRGRAIVRMLFPMLAGSMKRSGDIALSMELRGYGLRGTRTYYRSPVFRATDAALLLCTLALAVALIGVQWWAPTPFLGGT; this is encoded by the coding sequence ATGAGTGGCACGATGCTGTTCCGTCCCGGCCGGTCCTTCCTGCACCGTGCCGACGCCCGGGCGAAGCTGGCAGTGATCCTGCTCGTCCTGGCCGTAGCGCTCAGCACGACCCGGCTCGACGTTCTCGTCGCGCTCACCGTCCTGATCGTCATCGGGCTCGCTGCGCTCGCGCGCATCACCCCAGCCTCCTATTGGAAGGCGCTCGTCCTCATCGTTCCCCTGATCGCGCTGCTGACGCTCCTGCAGGCGCTGGTTCAGGGAGGCCCGGCGCTGATGCACATCGGCTCAGTCTCGCTGTCCCGCTCGGGGGTGCTCCTCGGGCTCGGCATCGGGATGCGGCTGTTCGCGATGGGCATCTGCTTCTACGGGTTCTCCGTCACCACGAGTCCCTCGGACATTGCCCTCGCGCTGGACAAGCTCGGTGTGCCGTACCGGTTCGCCTATCTGACGAGCTTCGCGTTCCGGTTCCTGCCGCTGCTACAGGACGAGGCGCGCACCCTGCTGACCGCCATGGCCGTGCGCGGGTCCAGCGAGAGCGGCTCCAGCAACCCGTTCAGACGCGGACGAGCGATCGTGCGGATGCTGTTCCCCATGCTTGCGGGATCGATGAAGCGCAGCGGCGACATCGCCCTATCGATGGAGCTGCGCGGTTACGGGCTGCGCGGCACGCGCACGTACTACCGCTCGCCGGTCTTCCGCGCCACCGACGCCGCCCTGCTGCTGTGCACCCTTGCGCTCGCTGTCGCCCTCATCGGCGTGCAGTGGTGGGCCCCGACCCCGTTCCTGGGAGGAACGTGA
- a CDS encoding ABC transporter ATP-binding protein: MTTPAIEVAGLSVRYDGADRRALDEVDLTIGQGEIVGILGPTGAGKSTLLQCLSGVIPLHEHHASLKGTVRVLGRELSEYDGLAQITEDVGLVMQDPEVQLVNTVVREELVWGMENRGVPVPEIERRLARAAHLFDIERLLDRFTHALSGGEKQRVVVASIFCLSPRIMLLDEPTSELDPAGTENVMDAIRVLADEGVTIIVVEHKVEELAVYADRLVVLDEGRIRALGTPRDVLEGPTAPERPQVLDVALRLREQGLWPGQLPLSVQEAVDTWRRADLAEPMLHEGRLA, encoded by the coding sequence ATGACCACACCAGCCATCGAGGTCGCCGGCCTCAGCGTCCGGTACGACGGCGCCGACCGCCGTGCCCTCGACGAGGTCGACCTGACCATCGGACAGGGTGAGATCGTCGGCATCCTCGGCCCGACCGGTGCAGGCAAGTCCACGCTCCTGCAGTGCCTGTCCGGCGTCATCCCCTTGCACGAGCACCACGCGAGCCTGAAGGGAACCGTCCGCGTCCTTGGTCGCGAGCTCTCCGAGTATGACGGGTTGGCCCAGATCACCGAGGACGTCGGGCTCGTCATGCAGGATCCAGAGGTCCAGCTCGTCAACACGGTCGTGCGCGAGGAACTCGTCTGGGGCATGGAGAACCGCGGCGTGCCCGTCCCGGAGATCGAGCGGCGCCTTGCCCGAGCGGCGCACCTGTTCGACATCGAGCGGCTGCTCGACCGCTTCACCCACGCGCTCTCGGGCGGGGAGAAGCAGCGCGTCGTGGTCGCCTCGATCTTCTGCCTCAGCCCGCGAATCATGCTGCTGGACGAGCCCACGTCAGAGCTCGACCCGGCAGGGACCGAGAACGTCATGGACGCCATCCGCGTACTCGCCGACGAGGGCGTGACCATCATCGTCGTCGAGCACAAGGTCGAGGAGCTGGCGGTGTACGCCGACCGGCTCGTCGTCCTCGACGAAGGGCGCATCCGCGCTCTAGGCACCCCGCGAGACGTCCTTGAAGGGCCGACCGCACCCGAGCGCCCGCAGGTCCTGGACGTCGCACTGCGGCTGCGCGAGCAGGGCCTGTGGCCCGGACAGCTGCCGCTGTCCGTCCAGGAGGCGGTCGACACGTGGCGCCGGGCTGACCTGGCCGAGCCGATGCTGCACGAGGGGAGACTGGCATGA
- a CDS encoding energy-coupling factor ABC transporter ATP-binding protein: MTSTETVIEIDNVEHTYGGTKRALAGVSLSIGQGEFVAVIGKNGSGKTTLAKHFNGLLRPTNPGGSVRLRTRDGIVDTRRTKLHQLASTVGYVFQNPDRQIFHDTCREELEYGPRNLGVEESALEDQVNRTLALVGLSGRQDANPVHLSRGERQRLAIASTLVMGCEVAVIDEPTTGQDRAESRKILDALAHHHALGRTVVIISHDMALVAEYATRVIAMREGAVLADGTPAEVFSRRAVLEETNIRPPQAAVLAAELGLHGVLTVDDAVHAMTRERAAAPVAGRHRP; the protein is encoded by the coding sequence ATGACGAGCACCGAGACGGTCATCGAGATCGACAACGTCGAGCACACCTACGGCGGAACGAAACGCGCGCTCGCAGGGGTGTCGCTGTCCATCGGCCAGGGCGAGTTCGTCGCAGTGATCGGGAAGAACGGCTCCGGCAAGACGACGCTCGCCAAGCACTTCAACGGGCTCCTGCGACCGACCAACCCCGGCGGCAGCGTCCGGCTGCGCACGCGAGACGGCATCGTGGACACCCGGCGCACCAAGCTGCACCAGCTCGCCTCCACGGTCGGATACGTGTTCCAGAACCCTGACCGACAGATCTTTCACGACACCTGCCGAGAAGAGCTGGAGTACGGGCCGCGCAACCTCGGCGTCGAGGAGTCCGCACTCGAGGATCAGGTCAACCGCACCCTCGCCCTCGTGGGACTCTCCGGGCGCCAGGACGCCAACCCCGTCCACCTGTCGCGTGGTGAGCGCCAGCGGCTTGCCATCGCCTCGACCCTCGTCATGGGATGCGAGGTCGCCGTCATCGACGAGCCGACCACCGGGCAGGACCGTGCCGAGTCCCGCAAGATCCTGGACGCCCTGGCCCACCATCACGCACTGGGACGCACGGTGGTGATCATCTCCCACGACATGGCTCTCGTCGCCGAGTACGCGACGCGCGTCATCGCGATGCGCGAGGGAGCCGTCCTTGCCGACGGCACCCCAGCAGAGGTGTTCTCCCGGAGGGCGGTGCTCGAGGAGACCAATATCCGCCCGCCGCAGGCCGCTGTCCTTGCCGCCGAGCTCGGCCTGCACGGCGTCCTGACGGTCGACGACGCAGTCCACGCAATGACACGCGAGCGCGCCGCCGCTCCTGTTGCCGGCCGGCACCGACCGTAA
- a CDS encoding NAD(P)-dependent oxidoreductase, giving the protein MHYLITGANGFVMSVLAARILDAEPDAQVTAIDLHDPDQAALDNLGPQAQRAHFRAVDVTDADAVAQAVREASPDAIVHGATVTHDARSEVENPARFTGVNVEGTVNLLDAARRLPQAPRIVLVSSGAVYGSSPETLLTEESAPRPDELYGISKWASELVARRFAELHALPTTITRLTKMFGPMERPTGGRAVMSLPFHLAAAAVRGEPARLTARTLEACGDWLSADSATDALHKAARHGGDPGTTRTLNISSGRRTSVRELVAAFGVDVVETPLDVAEADMDPRDDHGKNGVYVSERAQSELGWSPGDLQMQVSHYLEWARVHAHLLQPAGGAS; this is encoded by the coding sequence ATGCACTACCTGATCACCGGAGCCAATGGCTTCGTCATGAGCGTCCTCGCGGCGAGGATCCTTGACGCCGAGCCGGACGCTCAGGTCACGGCGATCGACCTGCACGATCCCGACCAGGCAGCTCTCGACAACCTTGGCCCGCAGGCCCAGCGCGCCCACTTCCGTGCCGTCGACGTCACCGACGCCGACGCGGTAGCACAGGCGGTCCGTGAGGCGAGCCCGGACGCGATCGTGCACGGCGCGACCGTCACACACGACGCCCGCAGCGAGGTCGAGAACCCTGCCCGATTCACCGGGGTCAACGTCGAGGGGACGGTCAACCTGCTGGACGCCGCACGCCGTCTGCCGCAAGCGCCGCGCATCGTCCTGGTCAGCAGCGGCGCGGTCTACGGGTCCTCGCCCGAGACGCTGCTGACCGAGGAGAGCGCGCCCCGCCCCGACGAGCTCTACGGCATCAGCAAGTGGGCGAGCGAGCTCGTCGCCCGCCGCTTCGCCGAGCTGCACGCTCTGCCCACGACCATCACGCGACTGACGAAGATGTTCGGGCCGATGGAGCGACCCACTGGTGGACGGGCGGTCATGTCGCTCCCGTTCCACCTCGCGGCCGCCGCAGTGCGGGGAGAACCGGCTCGATTGACGGCCCGGACTCTTGAAGCGTGCGGCGACTGGCTCAGCGCCGACAGTGCGACCGACGCGCTGCACAAGGCTGCCCGCCATGGGGGAGACCCGGGTACGACACGCACCCTGAACATCTCCTCCGGCCGACGCACCAGCGTGCGCGAGCTCGTCGCGGCGTTCGGCGTCGACGTCGTCGAGACGCCGCTCGACGTGGCCGAGGCCGACATGGACCCGCGCGACGACCACGGGAAGAACGGCGTCTACGTGTCGGAGCGCGCCCAGTCAGAGCTTGGCTGGTCACCTGGCGACCTTCAGATGCAGGTGTCCCACTACCTCGAGTGGGCCCGCGTCCACGCACATCTGCTCCAGCCTGCCGGTGGCGCGTCGTGA
- a CDS encoding 2-dehydro-3-deoxygalactonokinase, with amino-acid sequence MTPGLVALDWGTTACRAYLLDDTGTVLARRTSQDGVATISRRAIVDGHSRERAFEDALVLLCGDWLARTPGLPVLASGMVGSDQGWQHTPYLPLPVELARDDVPLTAVRTRIADVHLLPGVTSAQGALTEVARGEETQALGVLLQIRPADDEETVLVLPGTHSKWLRARGTRLTSLATALTGELYAALLAHTVLGHDVRAPQAPSWSAFDRGLDVAWDHQVEGTVLTLFSARALVVTGQLPADDVPDYLSGLLVGAEIAGIARAWLSSSHGQPVVVGEPHLQERYVRALTRYGTQARLADNDVTAGGLHHVAVRVGLVPSPTTAGALP; translated from the coding sequence GTGACGCCCGGCCTCGTCGCCTTGGACTGGGGCACGACAGCCTGCCGCGCCTACCTCCTCGACGACACCGGCACGGTGCTAGCACGACGAACGAGCCAGGACGGCGTGGCGACGATCAGCCGGCGTGCGATCGTTGACGGCCATAGTCGGGAGCGTGCCTTCGAGGACGCCCTGGTGCTGCTGTGCGGGGACTGGCTGGCGCGCACCCCAGGGCTCCCGGTCCTCGCGAGCGGCATGGTCGGCAGCGACCAAGGCTGGCAGCACACGCCCTACCTGCCGCTACCGGTCGAGCTCGCGCGAGACGACGTGCCATTGACCGCGGTGCGCACCCGGATCGCGGACGTGCACCTGCTGCCCGGGGTGACGTCTGCGCAGGGAGCCTTGACCGAGGTCGCCCGGGGAGAGGAGACCCAGGCGCTCGGGGTCCTCCTGCAGATCCGTCCCGCTGACGACGAGGAGACCGTCCTCGTCCTTCCCGGGACCCACTCCAAATGGCTGCGAGCGCGAGGCACACGCCTGACCTCGCTAGCGACAGCCCTGACCGGCGAGCTGTACGCAGCCTTGCTCGCGCACACCGTTCTCGGTCACGACGTGCGCGCGCCGCAGGCTCCGAGCTGGTCGGCGTTCGACCGCGGCTTGGACGTCGCCTGGGACCATCAGGTCGAAGGGACCGTCCTCACGCTCTTCTCGGCGCGGGCCCTGGTCGTGACGGGGCAGCTGCCCGCCGACGACGTGCCGGACTACCTCTCAGGTCTCCTCGTGGGTGCAGAGATCGCAGGCATCGCAAGAGCCTGGCTCAGCTCGTCACATGGTCAGCCCGTCGTCGTGGGGGAGCCGCACCTGCAGGAGCGGTACGTCCGAGCGCTGACGCGGTACGGGACGCAGGCTCGCCTCGCCGACAACGACGTCACCGCGGGCGGACTGCACCACGTCGCTGTGCGCGTCGGCCTTGTCCCTTCACCTACGACCGCAGGAGCCCTCCCATGA
- a CDS encoding 2-dehydro-3-deoxy-6-phosphogalactonate aldolase has product MTSSADPALLVAILRGLPSTEAPTVGTALYGAGIRTLEVPLTTPDSLRSITALRSCLPEDVQVGAGTVRTIEDVARAHEAGASLIVSPHVDPAVIGAALARSMRCLPGVATITEALTALAAGAAELKVFPADQVGTSGLRAWRTVLPEGIALYPVGGVGAANLAIWAAAGADGFGVGGSLYQPGMGTSDLVAGAKALVAAHRALCC; this is encoded by the coding sequence ATGACCTCATCGGCGGACCCGGCACTGCTCGTCGCCATCCTGCGTGGACTGCCGTCCACCGAAGCGCCGACCGTAGGCACCGCCCTCTACGGCGCGGGAATCCGCACGCTGGAGGTGCCGCTCACGACACCAGACTCCCTGCGCAGCATCACCGCGCTGCGCTCCTGTCTGCCCGAGGACGTTCAAGTCGGCGCCGGGACGGTCAGGACGATCGAGGACGTGGCTCGAGCGCATGAGGCGGGCGCCTCGCTCATCGTCTCCCCACACGTCGACCCGGCCGTCATCGGCGCTGCGCTCGCACGCTCGATGCGATGCCTGCCTGGAGTCGCGACGATCACCGAGGCTCTCACCGCCCTCGCCGCCGGCGCTGCAGAACTCAAGGTGTTCCCGGCCGACCAGGTCGGCACCAGCGGACTGCGCGCCTGGCGAACCGTCCTTCCCGAGGGCATCGCCCTCTATCCCGTCGGAGGCGTGGGCGCAGCCAACCTTGCCATCTGGGCTGCGGCCGGGGCGGACGGGTTCGGTGTCGGGGGCTCGCTGTACCAGCCCGGCATGGGCACCAGCGACCTGGTCGCGGGTGCGAAGGCACTTGTTGCCGCCCACCGCGCCCTCTGCTGCTGA